One Dermacentor silvarum isolate Dsil-2018 chromosome 10, BIME_Dsil_1.4, whole genome shotgun sequence genomic window carries:
- the LOC119431755 gene encoding uncharacterized protein LOC119431755 → MPRLRKEDFTIVIKPRVTISLKTALQNVPSGPVTTSKAPTPSNKTTKGAIRPAPPAGTLPGRAPKSPRSTNPKASRDPDAPAFQDGDFPALQGPPSGAPKNTSQAKVGSRDGPPPPPRTPLPSPPPKVPPYPPLNSDIADLHRELETLQAQNAQLNAKIHALETARSSPPPAQVAPEPMHVVPAEPTPCSSDLRFTALENALAELTTQLSNFGQIQDSLLKAVTATVTAAVTANIKTYLESNPRLPRRTGRLKDASRPSKFTRPIDLTELAEEPESLPL, encoded by the exons ATGCCTCGACTCCGCAAAGAAGATTTCACAATCGTCATCAAGCCCAGAGTGACGATTTCCCTAAAGACGGCCCTGCAGAACG TGCCCTCGGGTCCTGTCACCACTTCAAAAGCTCCCACGCCTAGCAACAAGACGACGAAAGGCGCAATCAGACCAGCGCCACCGGCGGGCACCTTGCCTGGACGTGCCCCCAAGTCTCCTCGGTCAACTAACCCGAAAGCGTCACGGGATCCAGACGCCCCTGCATTCCAAGACGGGGATTTCCCGGCTCTCCAGGGCCCTCCGTCGGGCGCACCAAAGAATACTTCTCAGGCCAAGGTAGGCAGCCGAGACGGGCCTCCTCCGCCTCCCCGCACTCCTCTACCTTCTCCCCCACCAAAGGTTCCTCCTTATCCACCCCTTAATTCTGACATCGCGGACCTCCACCGCGAGCTCGAGACTCTCCAGGCACAAAATGCTCAACTTAACGCCAAAATTCACGCGCTAGAAACGGCTCGGTCCTCCCCGCCCCCAGCACAGGTAGCTCCGGAACCGATGCATGTGGTGCCGGCGGAGCCGACACCCTGTAGCTCCGACTTGCGTTTCACCGCCCTCGAAAACGCCCTTGCCGAGTTGACGACTCAGTTATCAAATTTTGGCCAAATCCAAGACAGCCTTCTAAAGGCAGTCACAGCCACGGTTACGGCCGCCGTGACGGCCAACATTAAGACATATCTAGAGTCAAACCCCCGGCTTCCACGCCGAACGGGACGCCTCAAAGACGCGAGCCGCCCATCAAAATTCACCCGACCTATCGATCTAACCGAACTCGCGGAGGAGCCGGAATCGCTCCCGCTGTAG